The following are from one region of the Hymenobacter sp. YIM 151858-1 genome:
- a CDS encoding M28 family peptidase produces MRANQERLYADVQFLTSLQPARNYRNLTSLNRAAEYIRGEFEKLGCPVEEQAFKADGRQYRNIVATFGPPEAERIIVGAHYDVFGEQPGADDNASAVAGLLETARLLHALGAQLPPDRRIDLVAYPNEEPPYFASEYMGSAVHAKSLHDAGVTVRAMICYEMIGYFRDEPGSQRFPTENLAELYPNTGNFITVVGRDGQELFTQRVQQLMRAQADVDVQRINLSAKAGLAGLSDQRNYWPYGWNAVMINDTAFLRNPNYHETTDTIDTLDFRRMAEVVNGVLNAVLNL; encoded by the coding sequence ATGCGCGCCAACCAAGAGCGGCTCTACGCCGATGTCCAGTTTCTGACCTCGCTGCAGCCGGCCCGCAACTACCGCAATCTTACCTCGCTGAACCGGGCCGCCGAGTACATCCGCGGGGAGTTCGAGAAGCTGGGCTGCCCCGTGGAGGAGCAAGCCTTTAAGGCCGATGGCCGCCAGTACCGCAACATCGTGGCCACGTTTGGTCCGCCCGAGGCCGAGCGCATCATCGTGGGGGCGCACTACGATGTGTTTGGCGAGCAGCCCGGCGCCGACGACAACGCCTCGGCCGTGGCGGGCCTGCTCGAAACCGCGCGCCTGCTGCACGCCCTAGGTGCCCAGCTGCCCCCCGACCGCCGCATCGACCTGGTGGCCTACCCCAACGAAGAGCCGCCGTACTTCGCCTCGGAGTACATGGGCAGCGCCGTGCACGCCAAATCGCTGCACGATGCGGGCGTAACCGTGCGCGCCATGATTTGCTACGAGATGATCGGCTATTTCCGCGACGAGCCCGGCTCGCAGCGCTTCCCCACCGAAAACCTGGCCGAGCTATACCCTAACACCGGCAATTTTATTACGGTGGTGGGCCGCGACGGGCAGGAGCTGTTTACGCAGCGCGTGCAGCAGCTTATGCGCGCCCAAGCCGATGTGGATGTGCAGCGCATCAACCTGTCGGCCAAAGCCGGCCTGGCGGGCCTGTCCGATCAGCGCAACTACTGGCCTTATGGCTGGAACGCCGTGATGATCAACGACACCGCCTTTTTGCGCAACCCCAACTACCACGAAACCACCGATACCATCGACACGCTCGATTTCCGCCGCATGGCCGAGGTAGTAAACGGGGTGCTGAACGCCGTCCTGAACTTATAA
- a CDS encoding LysR family transcriptional regulator has protein sequence MLSHQHEVFLEVARRLSFTKASQSLFISQSAVSKQVKALEEHYKTGLFERLGNAVALTAAGQLLYQKLLQVQQLQTELHQEMAALSPRFTPDIRMVIGASTTISLYVLPPVLSAYLGHHPHVQLTLKNRNSENILKALLEHEIDLGVIEGIHRVSNVTYTPLLSDDVVAVCSAKNPLQGRTLELTDLYHVPLALREPGSGTLAVVEQALLAQRIRLADLRVKVRLGGTEALKNFVRVDPSVLAFLPRQAVVKELAAGELAEVKIDDLQLRRHFEFVQRRGTENNAPFKDFMQFALRYYSKPE, from the coding sequence ATGCTTTCGCACCAACACGAAGTATTTCTGGAAGTAGCCCGCCGCCTTAGCTTCACCAAAGCAAGCCAAAGCCTGTTCATCAGCCAGTCGGCCGTGAGCAAGCAGGTGAAGGCCCTGGAAGAGCACTACAAAACGGGCTTGTTTGAGCGGCTGGGCAATGCCGTGGCGCTTACGGCCGCCGGCCAGCTGCTCTACCAAAAACTACTGCAGGTGCAGCAGCTGCAAACCGAGCTGCACCAGGAAATGGCCGCCCTGAGCCCGCGCTTTACGCCCGACATCCGGATGGTAATCGGGGCTAGCACCACCATTTCGCTGTATGTGCTGCCGCCGGTGCTGTCGGCGTACCTGGGGCACCACCCGCACGTGCAGCTCACGCTCAAAAACCGCAACAGCGAAAACATCCTCAAGGCCCTGCTCGAGCACGAAATCGACCTGGGCGTAATCGAGGGCATCCACCGCGTGAGCAACGTTACGTACACGCCCCTGCTCTCCGACGACGTGGTGGCCGTGTGCTCGGCCAAAAATCCGCTGCAGGGCCGCACGCTGGAGCTTACCGACCTCTACCACGTGCCGCTGGCCCTGCGCGAGCCGGGCTCGGGCACCTTGGCCGTAGTGGAGCAGGCCTTGCTGGCCCAGCGCATTCGGCTGGCCGATTTGCGCGTGAAAGTGCGCCTGGGCGGCACCGAGGCCCTCAAAAACTTTGTGCGCGTCGACCCGAGCGTGCTGGCCTTTTTGCCGCGGCAGGCCGTAGTGAAGGAGCTGGCCGCCGGCGAGCTGGCCGAGGTGAAGATTGATGATTTGCAGCTGCGCCGGCACTTCGAGTTTGTGCAGCGCCGGGGCACCGAAAACAACGCTCCGTTCAAGGATTTCATGCAGTTTGCCTTGCGGTATTATTCGAAACCGGAATAA
- a CDS encoding alkane 1-monooxygenase — MQPRDLRYFLAYTVPVCAALGLLWHGAWAWLTPLVVFGAVPLLEQLVLPRPKPQPEEPATASAAYAWVFDGLLYLNVPLQYGLLGWYLHTLSTQPLNPAELAGLTASQGICCGVLGINVAHELGHRANRLEQLLAQALLLSSLYLHFFIEHNRGHHRHVGTPLDPATARFGESLYPFVLRSMWGGWRSAWHLEATRLQRAGQAVWHPWHNQMLRFQLLQVLAVLAVGAGLGWQAALGFVVVAFLGGALLEAVNYVEHYGLQRREVRPGVYERVQPHHSWNAEQPLGRILLYELTRHSDHHYLASRPYHALRYQPTSPQMPAGYPAMLLLALVPPLWHHVMDARTRALAVL, encoded by the coding sequence ATGCAGCCGCGCGATTTACGCTACTTTCTGGCCTACACTGTGCCTGTGTGCGCAGCGCTCGGGTTGCTGTGGCACGGCGCATGGGCGTGGCTTACGCCGCTTGTGGTATTTGGCGCCGTACCGTTGCTCGAGCAGCTGGTATTGCCCAGGCCCAAACCCCAGCCCGAAGAACCGGCTACCGCATCGGCGGCGTATGCGTGGGTGTTCGATGGGTTGCTGTACCTGAATGTGCCGCTGCAGTACGGTTTGTTGGGCTGGTACCTGCACACGCTGAGCACGCAACCGCTTAACCCGGCCGAACTGGCCGGACTTACCGCCAGCCAGGGCATTTGCTGCGGGGTGCTGGGCATCAATGTGGCGCACGAGCTGGGCCACCGCGCCAACCGGCTGGAGCAACTGCTGGCGCAAGCCCTGCTGCTCAGCAGCCTGTACCTGCACTTCTTCATCGAGCACAACCGCGGGCACCACCGGCACGTGGGCACGCCGCTCGATCCGGCTACGGCGCGCTTCGGCGAAAGCCTCTACCCGTTTGTGCTGCGCTCGATGTGGGGCGGCTGGCGCTCGGCCTGGCACCTGGAGGCCACGCGCCTGCAGCGCGCAGGCCAAGCGGTATGGCACCCGTGGCACAACCAAATGCTGCGGTTTCAGCTGCTGCAGGTGTTGGCGGTGCTGGCCGTGGGCGCGGGCCTGGGTTGGCAGGCAGCCCTGGGCTTTGTGGTGGTGGCTTTTTTGGGCGGCGCGCTGCTGGAGGCGGTAAACTACGTGGAGCACTACGGCCTGCAGCGCCGCGAGGTGCGGCCCGGGGTGTACGAGCGGGTGCAGCCCCACCACTCCTGGAATGCCGAACAGCCCCTAGGTCGGATTTTGCTGTACGAGCTAACCCGGCACTCCGACCACCATTACCTGGCTTCGCGGCCGTACCATGCGCTGCGCTACCAACCCACCAGCCCCCAAATGCCGGCGGGCTACCCGGCCATGCTGCTGCTGGCCCTGGTGCCGCCCTTGTGGCACCACGTAATGGACGCCCGCACGCGCGCCCTGGCGGTTTTATAA
- a CDS encoding ZIP family metal transporter, giving the protein MTMFPTWFMAGFWGLVSGSALLLGAAIGYFANVPQRLIAAIMAFGSGVLISTLSLELMEEAYAQGGFTASAVGFVGGAAAYTLANWLLARYGAKHRKRSGHHQAAERRQVQAGQTEGNNAGDDNATALAVGALLDGIPESIVIGLSLLAGGAVSTVAVVAIFLSNLPEGLSSAAGMKKAGHSARYVLLLWGGIALVSGISAWLGYAVFSQFSPDVVAATTAVAAGAVLAMIADTMIPEAFEVTHNFTGLITVLGFLAAFFLSKMGH; this is encoded by the coding sequence ATGACGATGTTTCCTACTTGGTTTATGGCCGGCTTCTGGGGCTTGGTTTCGGGGTCGGCGCTGCTGCTGGGCGCGGCCATTGGCTATTTCGCCAACGTGCCGCAGCGCCTGATTGCCGCCATCATGGCCTTCGGCAGCGGCGTTCTTATCTCCACGCTCTCGCTCGAGCTGATGGAGGAAGCCTACGCGCAGGGTGGCTTTACGGCCAGCGCGGTAGGCTTTGTGGGCGGAGCCGCGGCCTACACGCTGGCCAACTGGCTGCTGGCGCGCTACGGCGCCAAACACCGCAAACGCTCGGGCCACCACCAGGCCGCGGAGCGGCGGCAGGTGCAAGCCGGCCAAACCGAGGGCAACAACGCCGGCGACGACAACGCCACCGCGCTGGCCGTAGGCGCCCTGCTCGATGGCATACCCGAAAGCATTGTAATCGGCCTGAGTTTGCTGGCCGGCGGCGCAGTAAGCACCGTGGCCGTGGTAGCTATTTTCCTCTCGAATTTGCCCGAAGGCCTCAGTAGCGCGGCTGGCATGAAGAAAGCCGGACACTCAGCGCGTTACGTGCTGCTACTGTGGGGCGGCATCGCGCTGGTGTCGGGCATATCGGCGTGGCTGGGCTATGCGGTGTTCAGCCAGTTTTCGCCGGATGTGGTGGCGGCTACTACGGCCGTGGCCGCCGGCGCCGTGCTGGCCATGATTGCCGACACCATGATTCCGGAAGCCTTTGAGGTAACCCACAACTTTACGGGGCTGATAACGGTGCTGGGCTTCCTGGCGGCGTTCTTTCTGTCGAAAATGGGCCACTAG
- a CDS encoding DUF167 domain-containing protein yields the protein MATLHLKAKPNARHNALVLAPDGSVTVRLNAPAQDGKANDCLLRFLAEVLAQPRSSLTLLSGHTAPFKRVDVPGLTDAELRSALLAHAH from the coding sequence ATGGCCACCCTGCACCTCAAAGCCAAGCCCAACGCCCGCCACAACGCCCTTGTGCTGGCGCCCGATGGCAGCGTTACGGTTCGGCTGAACGCGCCCGCGCAGGATGGCAAAGCCAACGACTGCCTGCTGCGGTTTTTGGCCGAGGTGCTGGCCCAACCCCGCAGCAGCCTCACGCTGCTCAGCGGCCACACGGCTCCGTTTAAAAGAGTTGATGTGCCCGGCCTAACGGATGCGGAGCTGCGCAGCGCCTTGCTGGCCCACGCGCACTAG
- a CDS encoding alpha/beta hydrolase, producing the protein MTTILTIPGLGSPGPQHWQNQWEEHYHYQRVEQQEWDRPVCDDWVQTLEAAVAATGPRVVLVAHWARQTRLPLVGALLVAPADAERPDFPPEPQGFAPVPLQRLRAGVALFCQTRTAPNLKRQCGGLALLSLHHNQTHMSAFYFRRSLQLAGAAAMLLSACNQAPKTAAAETSTVTSSPAYQEANALFEKHAYAEALPKLYKLAQENPADAELHYKIGVAEANQKEYANSSASFRRALRHGYDKVAVMRNIGINYIWTQRLDSAKHYLRAAQTLAPNDAKTQKAFTILNNEEKQRWANKLDSVKASLPAKL; encoded by the coding sequence ATGACCACCATCCTCACCATCCCCGGCCTGGGCAGCCCCGGCCCGCAACACTGGCAGAACCAGTGGGAGGAGCACTACCACTACCAACGCGTAGAGCAGCAGGAGTGGGACCGGCCCGTGTGCGACGATTGGGTCCAAACACTGGAAGCCGCCGTAGCTGCCACCGGCCCCAGGGTAGTGCTGGTGGCGCACTGGGCCCGGCAAACCCGCCTTCCGCTGGTCGGCGCCTTGCTGGTAGCTCCTGCCGATGCCGAGCGCCCCGACTTCCCGCCCGAGCCGCAAGGCTTTGCACCCGTGCCGCTGCAGCGGCTACGTGCGGGAGTTGCGCTATTTTGCCAAACCCGAACCGCCCCCAACTTAAAGCGGCAGTGCGGCGGGCTTGCTCTACTGTCTCTCCACCACAACCAAACCCATATGTCCGCTTTCTACTTCCGGCGCAGCCTGCAGCTGGCTGGTGCCGCTGCTATGCTGCTATCTGCCTGCAACCAGGCACCCAAAACCGCCGCGGCCGAAACCTCAACCGTTACTTCTTCGCCGGCCTATCAGGAAGCCAACGCGTTGTTCGAGAAGCACGCCTACGCCGAGGCCTTGCCCAAGCTGTACAAGCTGGCGCAGGAAAACCCCGCCGATGCCGAGCTGCACTACAAAATCGGCGTGGCGGAGGCCAACCAGAAGGAGTACGCCAACTCGAGCGCCAGCTTCCGGAGGGCCCTGCGCCACGGCTACGACAAAGTGGCCGTGATGCGCAACATCGGCATCAATTACATCTGGACGCAGCGCCTCGACTCGGCCAAGCACTACCTGCGCGCGGCCCAAACGCTGGCCCCGAACGACGCCAAAACCCAGAAAGCCTTTACCATCCTCAACAACGAGGAAAAGCAGCGTTGGGCCAACAAGCTTGATAGCGTGAAAGCCAGCCTGCCCGCCAAATTATAA
- a CDS encoding YgaP family membrane protein translates to MRRNLGLPDRLIRLLFALMLGTELFLEGQSADMLALLATLSVGLLFTGLSGFSPLYALLGLSTRDLLRPKSPKTRRLSA, encoded by the coding sequence ATGCGTCGCAACCTAGGCCTCCCCGATCGTCTGATTCGTTTGCTGTTTGCTCTGATGCTGGGCACCGAGCTGTTTCTGGAAGGGCAAAGCGCCGATATGCTCGCCTTGCTGGCCACGCTCTCGGTGGGTTTGTTATTCACGGGCCTCAGCGGTTTTAGCCCCCTGTACGCTTTGCTGGGCCTTTCTACCCGCGATTTGCTGCGTCCCAAATCGCCCAAAACCCGGCGCCTCAGCGCCTAG
- a CDS encoding threonine synthase: MATITEPVSRVSELVCSRCHAPHSAFSPQTVAECCAAPLLARYTLEKGSLSKEALAARPATMWRYREVLPLLDDAHMVSLGEGFTPLLTLRNLGARYGLASLLLKDEGQNPTGSFKARGLSMAISKAKELGAEGCIIPTAGNAGVAMAAYCAKAGLPATVVMPRHTPQAFREECYWYGAEVRLVDGLINDCAAQVRHINADGHLLDVSTLKEPYRLEGKKTMGYEIAEQLQWQLPDVIVYPAGGGTGLIGIWKAFGEMKALGWLAPDAKLPRMVAVQATNCCPLIETLAGNQPNCQQYLGRATIANGLAVPRPLGEALMLQVLKESNGTALSISDDEMLEGMRELGRAEGLFVAPEGAAVWLATRKLLTSGWLRAGEQVLLLNTGSGQKYLDNVLGRY; the protein is encoded by the coding sequence ATGGCCACCATCACCGAACCTGTTAGTCGAGTAAGCGAGCTGGTGTGCTCGCGCTGCCACGCGCCGCATTCGGCGTTTTCCCCCCAAACCGTGGCTGAGTGCTGCGCTGCGCCGCTGCTGGCCCGCTACACGCTCGAGAAAGGTTCGCTGAGCAAAGAAGCCTTGGCTGCCCGCCCGGCCACCATGTGGCGCTACCGCGAGGTGCTACCGCTGCTCGACGATGCCCACATGGTGAGCCTGGGCGAGGGTTTTACGCCGCTGCTCACGCTCCGCAACCTAGGGGCGCGCTACGGCCTGGCTTCGTTGCTGCTCAAGGATGAGGGCCAAAACCCCACCGGCTCGTTTAAGGCCCGCGGCCTGAGCATGGCCATTTCCAAAGCCAAGGAGCTAGGGGCCGAAGGCTGCATCATCCCGACGGCCGGCAACGCCGGTGTAGCCATGGCCGCGTACTGCGCCAAGGCCGGCCTGCCCGCCACGGTGGTAATGCCGCGCCACACGCCCCAGGCGTTTCGGGAGGAGTGCTACTGGTACGGCGCCGAGGTGCGGCTGGTGGATGGCCTCATCAACGATTGCGCCGCGCAGGTGCGCCACATCAACGCCGATGGGCACTTGCTCGATGTATCGACGCTGAAAGAGCCGTACCGCCTCGAGGGCAAAAAAACCATGGGCTACGAAATTGCCGAGCAGCTGCAATGGCAACTGCCCGACGTGATAGTGTACCCCGCCGGCGGCGGCACCGGGCTCATCGGTATCTGGAAGGCTTTTGGGGAGATGAAAGCCCTGGGCTGGCTGGCGCCCGATGCCAAGCTGCCGCGCATGGTGGCCGTGCAAGCCACCAATTGCTGCCCGCTCATCGAAACCCTTGCCGGCAATCAGCCCAACTGCCAGCAGTACCTAGGGCGCGCCACCATTGCCAATGGCCTGGCCGTGCCGCGCCCCCTGGGCGAAGCCCTCATGCTGCAAGTCCTGAAAGAATCGAACGGCACGGCCCTGAGCATCAGCGACGACGAAATGTTGGAAGGCATGCGCGAGCTGGGCCGCGCCGAAGGCCTGTTTGTAGCGCCCGAAGGTGCCGCCGTGTGGCTGGCCACCCGTAAGCTGCTGACCAGCGGCTGGCTGCGCGCCGGCGAGCAAGTGCTGCTGCTGAACACCGGCTCGGGCCAGAAATACCTCGACAACGTGCTGGGTCGGTACTAG
- a CDS encoding ammonium transporter: MPTTTPRLSFARVALGGLLLSALVAAATPAAHPVALPGSLNFADIAWMLTATAMVLIMTPGLSFFYAGMVRPKNVISTMLQSFVALGVITLVFYFVGFSLAYGDSWHGIIGSPFTYALLRGVGTAPHPVLSPTIPFILYFAFQLKFAIITPALITGSFAERVRFKGYLAFMVLFCLFIYCPLAHWTWHPEGFLRRWGVLDFAGGTVVHISAGIAALAGALVLGPRTTHQKSSFSTPNVPYVLLGTGLLWFGWFGFNAGSALGANELAVTAFVNTNLASAAALFAWLLVEVVRGGKPTAVGACTGAVVGLVAITPAAGYVSYGQSVLFGVLAALISHAAVHWQNSRTTIDDTLDVFPCHGLGGMVGMLLTGVFADKVGLIHGTATVFGYHVLGLLIVVGYSFGGAWALLKLTDRFFALRVKAADEDLGLDLSQHEESTYHVDEDFERTYRKELQASKLA; the protein is encoded by the coding sequence ATGCCAACCACCACGCCGCGTTTGTCCTTTGCTCGGGTAGCCCTAGGTGGGTTGCTGCTGAGCGCACTCGTTGCTGCCGCTACGCCTGCCGCACACCCGGTAGCCCTGCCCGGCTCGCTGAATTTCGCCGACATAGCCTGGATGCTGACGGCCACCGCCATGGTGCTGATCATGACGCCGGGGCTGTCGTTTTTCTACGCGGGCATGGTGCGGCCCAAAAACGTTATCAGCACCATGCTGCAGAGCTTCGTGGCCCTGGGTGTCATCACGCTGGTGTTCTACTTCGTGGGCTTTTCGCTGGCCTACGGCGACTCGTGGCACGGTATCATTGGTTCGCCGTTTACCTACGCCTTGCTGCGCGGAGTGGGCACGGCGCCGCATCCGGTGCTGTCGCCTACCATTCCGTTTATTCTCTACTTCGCCTTTCAGCTGAAGTTCGCCATCATCACGCCCGCGCTCATTACCGGCTCGTTTGCCGAGCGGGTGCGCTTTAAGGGCTATCTGGCCTTTATGGTGCTGTTTTGCCTGTTCATCTACTGCCCCTTGGCGCACTGGACGTGGCACCCCGAGGGCTTTTTGCGGCGCTGGGGCGTGCTCGATTTTGCCGGCGGCACCGTGGTGCACATTTCGGCGGGCATTGCGGCGCTGGCCGGCGCCTTGGTGCTGGGGCCGCGCACCACGCACCAAAAGTCGTCGTTCTCAACGCCCAACGTGCCTTACGTGCTGCTCGGCACGGGTTTGCTGTGGTTTGGGTGGTTTGGCTTCAACGCGGGCTCGGCCCTGGGGGCCAACGAGCTGGCCGTAACGGCCTTCGTGAACACCAACCTGGCCTCGGCGGCGGCGTTGTTTGCCTGGTTGCTGGTAGAGGTGGTGCGCGGCGGCAAGCCCACGGCCGTAGGGGCCTGCACGGGCGCCGTGGTGGGGTTGGTGGCCATTACGCCCGCGGCCGGCTACGTAAGCTACGGCCAAAGCGTGCTGTTCGGGGTGCTGGCGGCGCTTATCAGCCACGCGGCGGTGCACTGGCAAAACTCCCGCACCACCATCGACGATACCCTCGATGTGTTTCCGTGCCACGGCCTGGGCGGCATGGTGGGCATGCTGCTTACGGGCGTGTTTGCCGATAAAGTGGGCCTGATCCACGGCACCGCCACGGTGTTTGGCTACCACGTGCTGGGGTTGCTGATTGTGGTGGGCTACTCGTTTGGCGGGGCGTGGGCGCTGCTGAAGCTGACGGACCGCTTTTTTGCCCTGCGCGTGAAAGCCGCCGACGAGGACCTAGGACTCGACCTAAGCCAACACGAAGAATCGACGTACCACGTCGACGAGGATTTTGAGCGCACCTACCGCAAAGAGCTGCAGGCCAGCAAACTGGCATAA